In Halobaculum magnesiiphilum, the following proteins share a genomic window:
- a CDS encoding CARDB domain-containing protein has translation MQDTSTQIPELFDEYRSALAEGDLPAAVGYAVQIDDTESSIDSLLGDFSTAVDNDRRVLARTILGQIADAYERNGREFQARTQRAMAAVEEGTLTESEREELLAFTRNAAQTDLTRTGFLVEAVNFFEGTRDGSELVETTNRVRNTERDIGEASDTASSVASEASLTATPSILGNSAPEELTRGTTVELVATVGNVGDAESVDLSVTVESDEGLEPARSSYEVGRLMGGDRTDVTIEVSGRRAGSHSVTIRLEADGSVVESVTHSFDVRETAQSVSEAIAGESGELDATDIRTAITHWTNDTQVPGTGGETVDTETLQGLVTEWVEANGDETDA, from the coding sequence ATGCAGGACACATCTACTCAGATACCGGAGCTGTTCGACGAGTACCGCAGCGCGCTGGCGGAGGGAGACCTCCCGGCGGCGGTCGGATACGCCGTACAGATCGACGACACGGAGTCGAGCATCGATTCGCTGTTGGGCGACTTCTCGACGGCCGTCGACAACGACCGTCGGGTACTCGCTCGAACCATCCTCGGGCAGATCGCCGACGCGTACGAACGGAACGGACGGGAGTTCCAGGCCCGCACCCAGCGGGCGATGGCGGCAGTCGAGGAGGGCACTCTCACCGAATCCGAGCGGGAGGAGCTGCTCGCGTTCACGAGGAACGCCGCACAGACCGACCTGACCAGAACGGGCTTTCTCGTCGAGGCGGTGAACTTCTTCGAGGGAACCCGGGACGGGTCGGAGCTGGTCGAGACGACGAACCGCGTGCGCAACACGGAACGCGACATCGGCGAGGCGTCGGATACGGCCTCGTCGGTCGCCTCCGAAGCGTCGCTGACCGCGACCCCGAGTATCCTGGGAAACTCGGCGCCCGAGGAGCTGACGCGTGGAACCACCGTCGAGTTGGTCGCGACCGTCGGCAACGTCGGCGACGCGGAATCCGTCGACCTCTCGGTGACGGTCGAGTCCGACGAGGGTCTCGAGCCGGCCCGATCGTCCTACGAGGTGGGACGCCTCATGGGCGGCGACCGAACGGACGTGACGATCGAGGTCTCGGGGCGTCGGGCGGGCTCCCACTCAGTGACGATCAGGCTGGAGGCGGACGGTTCGGTCGTAGAGTCGGTGACACACTCGTTCGACGTGCGCGAGACGGCTCAGTCCGTCAGTGAGGCCATCGCGGGTGAGTCCGGCGAGCTGGACGCAACCGACATCAGAACGGCGATCACGCACTGGACGAACGACACGCAGGTGCCCGGAACCGGCGGCGAGACCGTCGACACCGAGACGCTCCAGGGGCTCGTCACCGAGTGGGTCGAGGCGAACGGGGATGAGACGGATGCGTGA